One Acetobacterium sp. KB-1 DNA segment encodes these proteins:
- a CDS encoding AraC family transcriptional regulator, whose translation MEWIERLNNAINYIEENITADIDYEQVAAIACCSTYHFQRMFAYMADVPLSEYIRRRRMTLAAVDLQGSEEKIIDVALKYGYTSPTAFNRAFKTIHGVAPSRVKEGGVELCAYPPVSFKITIKGVTEMNYRIEQKPAFRIIGTWQPLHKEIEKNFEIVPQMWQKATTDGTIPKLAALMDQQPMGLLGVSVCNDTEDWKYFIAVASTKDTDDSLAEYTVPAATWAIFAGSGTNLSIQDLEQRIVTEWLPTSGYEYGNAPDIEVYINADPQNAQYEVWIPVIKK comes from the coding sequence ATGGAATGGATTGAAAGACTAAATAACGCGATAAATTATATTGAGGAGAATATTACTGCGGACATTGACTATGAGCAAGTCGCCGCCATTGCCTGTTGCTCAACCTATCATTTTCAACGGATGTTTGCCTACATGGCAGATGTGCCTCTATCTGAATATATTCGCCGCCGGAGAATGACACTAGCTGCCGTCGATCTTCAAGGCAGTGAAGAAAAAATCATTGATGTGGCCTTGAAATATGGCTACACTTCTCCCACCGCATTTAACCGAGCATTTAAAACGATTCACGGCGTTGCCCCTTCACGTGTTAAAGAGGGGGGCGTTGAGCTCTGCGCCTATCCACCAGTCAGCTTCAAAATTACAATTAAAGGAGTCACGGAAATGAATTACAGAATTGAACAAAAACCAGCTTTTCGAATTATCGGGACCTGGCAGCCCCTACACAAGGAAATTGAAAAAAACTTTGAAATTGTGCCGCAAATGTGGCAAAAAGCGACCACCGATGGAACGATTCCGAAGTTGGCGGCGCTGATGGATCAACAGCCAATGGGTTTACTGGGGGTCAGTGTCTGCAATGACACCGAGGACTGGAAGTATTTTATTGCGGTTGCCAGTACCAAGGATACCGATGACAGCTTAGCGGAATATACGGTTCCTGCTGCTACCTGGGCGATCTTCGCTGGCAGTGGAACAAACCTGTCCATTCAAGACTTAGAACAGCGAATCGTCACCGAGTGGCTCCCCACCTCAGGGTATGAATACGGCAATGCCCCGGACATCGAAGTTTATATCAATGCCGATCCCCAAAATGCCCAATATGAAGTTTGGATCCCGGTTATTAAAAAATAA
- a CDS encoding pentapeptide repeat-containing protein, with protein MIKKEVTNKYADLEVALQIDCKKCSGLCCVALYCMKSDGFPENKQAGVPCKHLTTDFCCDIHPLLAAKKMKGCLAYDCFGAGQKVTQSSYVNENWKTNPDKADEIFQVFMKVFQLHQIAWYLLEALSLVSDDRAKDEIDALLVENIQMTATTEILVIDIASYKMRVDQALKKVSDQVAADSSDGTNGKDYFGKNFKGANLDGRDFSMALMIAANLKGCSLKKTNFLGADMRDANIKDTDLSGCVFLTQMQINAAQGNAKTKLPANLSRPFSWQGE; from the coding sequence ATGATAAAAAAAGAAGTAACCAATAAATATGCAGATTTGGAAGTGGCCCTTCAGATCGATTGTAAAAAATGTAGCGGTCTATGTTGCGTCGCCTTGTATTGCATGAAAAGTGATGGATTTCCCGAGAACAAGCAGGCGGGGGTACCTTGTAAACACTTGACGACAGATTTTTGTTGTGATATCCATCCCCTTTTGGCAGCGAAAAAGATGAAAGGGTGTCTGGCATATGATTGCTTTGGTGCCGGGCAAAAAGTGACCCAAAGCAGTTACGTCAATGAAAATTGGAAAACCAATCCGGACAAGGCCGATGAAATCTTTCAGGTCTTTATGAAGGTCTTTCAGCTCCATCAGATCGCCTGGTATTTATTGGAAGCACTGTCGTTAGTCAGTGATGATCGCGCAAAAGATGAGATCGATGCGCTGCTTGTAGAGAATATTCAAATGACCGCAACGACGGAAATCCTGGTCATCGATATTGCCAGTTATAAAATGCGTGTGGATCAGGCGTTAAAAAAGGTGAGTGATCAAGTAGCGGCTGATTCTTCTGATGGGACTAACGGCAAAGACTATTTTGGTAAAAACTTTAAAGGTGCCAATCTTGATGGCAGAGATTTTAGTATGGCGTTGATGATTGCGGCCAATCTGAAGGGTTGCAGCTTGAAGAAAACTAATTTTCTGGGTGCTGATATGCGGGATGCGAATATCAAAGACACGGATTTAAGCGGTTGTGTTTTTCTAACACAAATGCAGATTAATGCGGCTCAGGGAAATGCTAAAACGAAGCTTCCAGCTAATTTATCACGACCTTTCAGCTGGCAAGGAGAGTAG
- a CDS encoding EFR1 family ferrodoxin (N-terminal region resembles flavodoxins. C-terminal ferrodoxin region binds two 4Fe-4S clusters.) yields the protein MLTLYFSGTGNSKFIAERFSAKMAAACYSIEEEVDFKEKMGQVKTIAVCYPIYGSCVPRIMREFVRKNRSAFEGKQLIIFSTQLLFSGDGARVFTELLEGVSVNVRYAEHFNMPNNICNFFLFPLANPNKMQRYLKKAEKKLSRSCQNIKNEVVKKRGFNFVSQHLGLWTQRAHFGALEKKAQRDVRISAECNLCGKCVRICPMKNLKITDRRIVQLDQCTLCYRCVNQCPQKAITVLVHTQVKKQYQGIVGLLK from the coding sequence ATGTTAACACTCTATTTTTCAGGAACGGGAAATTCAAAATTTATAGCAGAACGCTTTTCAGCCAAAATGGCCGCGGCTTGTTATTCCATTGAAGAAGAAGTGGATTTCAAAGAAAAAATGGGGCAGGTTAAGACCATTGCCGTTTGCTATCCCATTTACGGTTCCTGCGTCCCCCGAATTATGCGGGAGTTTGTCAGAAAAAATCGGTCCGCGTTTGAGGGCAAACAGCTGATCATTTTCAGTACGCAACTGCTGTTCTCAGGAGATGGGGCCCGGGTTTTTACAGAATTACTAGAAGGGGTATCGGTAAACGTTCGCTATGCTGAACATTTTAATATGCCGAATAATATTTGTAACTTTTTTTTATTTCCCCTTGCCAATCCAAATAAAATGCAAAGGTATTTAAAAAAGGCAGAGAAGAAACTTAGTCGATCATGTCAGAACATTAAAAATGAGGTTGTCAAAAAGCGTGGGTTTAATTTCGTTTCTCAACATTTAGGTTTGTGGACCCAACGGGCGCATTTTGGTGCACTTGAAAAGAAGGCCCAACGGGATGTTAGAATTTCGGCAGAATGTAATCTTTGTGGCAAGTGTGTCAGGATCTGTCCGATGAAAAACCTCAAAATAACAGATCGAAGAATTGTACAACTGGATCAATGTACCCTTTGCTATCGATGTGTCAATCAATGTCCTCAAAAAGCGATCACGGTTTTGGTGCACACACAAGTTAAAAAGCAGTATCAGGGGATTGTCGGTTTGTTAAAGTGA
- a CDS encoding manganese efflux pump MntP family protein, whose product MSILELILVAIGLSMDAFAVAICIGLNLKKADLKKTLVVGLYFGFFQALMPLIGYIFAVQFNEKIIAFDHWIAFVLLGIIGGKMIIDGLRKEGYLGGVEKPDTAAACPVVGCGCPEDEKATLSPKAMIPLALATSIDALAIGVSFAFLQVHILPTILSIGSITLFLSVMGVKIGSIFGSRFKGKAELLGGVILLVIGVKILVEHLGILVI is encoded by the coding sequence ATGAGTATTCTTGAGTTAATTTTGGTTGCGATCGGTCTTTCCATGGACGCTTTTGCTGTGGCAATCTGCATCGGCTTGAATCTGAAAAAAGCAGATTTGAAAAAGACCCTGGTTGTGGGATTGTATTTCGGATTTTTTCAGGCCTTAATGCCCTTGATTGGTTATATCTTTGCCGTGCAGTTTAATGAAAAGATCATTGCTTTCGATCATTGGATTGCCTTTGTTTTGCTGGGCATCATTGGTGGAAAAATGATAATCGATGGTTTACGAAAGGAAGGATATTTAGGGGGTGTAGAGAAGCCGGATACCGCAGCGGCATGTCCAGTGGTCGGATGTGGATGTCCCGAAGATGAAAAAGCCACTCTCAGCCCCAAAGCCATGATTCCCCTGGCCTTGGCAACAAGTATCGATGCTCTGGCGATCGGGGTGTCGTTTGCCTTTCTTCAGGTTCATATTCTTCCCACAATTTTATCTATTGGAAGTATTACACTGTTTCTCTCGGTGATGGGAGTAAAAATTGGCAGTATCTTCGGATCGCGATTTAAGGGAAAAGCAGAGCTACTGGGAGGAGTAATCCTGTTAGTAATTGGTGTAAAAATATTAGTAGAACATTTAGGAATACTAGTCATCTGA
- a CDS encoding bifunctional 2-polyprenyl-6-hydroxyphenol methylase/3-demethylubiquinol 3-O-methyltransferase UbiG gives MLNVEEKLAKSLTAESIELIPYLPYLLQDLWELGASPNDIIDMTLKHVPVSEKMRVLDLACGKGAVSVQLAKALGCRVTGIDIIPEFIDDAIKKAQEYGVESLCEFKRGDINEAVKTQKEYDIVILGAVGDVLGNPEQTIQKLKQTVKNSGYIFIDDAYGNNDSDGRYPTREQWQLFFKNAQLKIIDERIAKEEAIVSTNDEQQSFIVKRANELKESHPAKAFLFDNYIKSQQSECDELENEIVGVTMLVKKSS, from the coding sequence ATGTTAAACGTCGAAGAAAAGCTGGCAAAATCACTAACGGCAGAGTCCATCGAGTTGATTCCATACCTGCCATATCTATTACAGGACTTATGGGAACTGGGTGCATCGCCAAATGATATCATTGATATGACCTTGAAGCATGTCCCGGTATCAGAAAAAATGCGAGTGCTCGATTTAGCTTGCGGTAAAGGCGCCGTGAGTGTTCAGTTAGCGAAGGCCTTGGGCTGCAGAGTAACGGGGATTGATATCATTCCGGAGTTTATTGATGATGCAATTAAAAAAGCTCAGGAATATGGGGTTGAGAGCTTGTGTGAATTTAAGCGCGGAGATATAAATGAAGCTGTAAAGACTCAAAAAGAGTATGATATCGTTATTCTGGGGGCAGTCGGAGATGTACTGGGGAACCCCGAGCAAACAATACAAAAGCTAAAACAGACAGTGAAAAATAGCGGCTATATTTTCATTGATGATGCGTATGGAAATAATGATTCCGATGGTCGATACCCGACCAGAGAACAATGGCAGTTGTTCTTTAAAAATGCACAGCTAAAGATTATTGATGAAAGAATTGCCAAAGAAGAGGCAATAGTAAGCACGAACGATGAGCAACAGTCGTTCATCGTAAAGCGAGCAAATGAACTAAAAGAAAGCCATCCGGCTAAAGCATTCTTATTTGATAATTATATTAAAAGCCAGCAGTCTGAGTGTGATGAGCTGGAAAATGAAATAGTTGGGGTTACGATGTTAGTGAAAAAATCATCATAA
- a CDS encoding fructose bisphosphate aldolase — protein sequence MNLAQLERMKNDSGFIAALDQSGGSTPKALAIYGIPKEAYADETEMFQMVHEMRTRIMKSPAFTKERILAAILFEKTMDQKVDGKYSADYLWDVKGILPILKVDKGLLDLENGVQLMKPITDLDALLIRAKDRHIFGTKMRSVIKEANPAGVKAIVDQQFELGKAIAAAGLIPILEPEVDIHTPNKAEAEVLLKQEILEHLKTLDTSSQFMFKLTIPDVDNFYEAVIQNPNVIRVVALSGGYSREAANEKLARNPKLIASFSRALTEGLKVNQSDEEFNAVLDQSIQSIYEASIK from the coding sequence ATGAATTTGGCACAGTTGGAACGAATGAAAAATGATAGTGGTTTTATTGCAGCACTGGATCAAAGCGGAGGCAGCACACCAAAAGCACTGGCAATTTATGGCATTCCAAAAGAAGCTTATGCGGATGAAACTGAGATGTTTCAAATGGTTCATGAAATGCGAACGAGGATTATGAAGAGTCCGGCGTTTACCAAAGAAAGAATTCTGGCGGCAATCTTGTTTGAAAAAACGATGGATCAAAAAGTAGATGGAAAATATAGCGCCGATTATCTTTGGGATGTTAAGGGAATCTTACCAATTTTGAAGGTTGATAAGGGGCTGTTGGATTTAGAGAATGGTGTTCAATTAATGAAACCCATTACTGATCTTGATGCCTTACTCATTCGCGCGAAAGATCGACATATATTCGGAACGAAAATGCGTTCTGTCATTAAAGAAGCCAATCCGGCAGGGGTCAAAGCCATTGTCGATCAACAATTTGAATTGGGTAAAGCCATTGCGGCGGCAGGGTTGATTCCGATTTTAGAGCCAGAGGTTGATATTCATACACCCAATAAAGCTGAAGCCGAAGTTTTACTCAAACAAGAAATCCTTGAACACCTGAAAACGTTGGACACGTCTAGTCAGTTTATGTTTAAACTCACGATTCCCGATGTTGATAATTTTTATGAAGCGGTTATTCAAAATCCAAATGTTATCCGCGTTGTTGCTCTTTCCGGTGGCTATTCCAGAGAAGCAGCCAATGAAAAATTAGCTAGAAATCCAAAATTGATTGCAAGTTTTTCCAGGGCACTAACCGAAGGGCTCAAGGTAAACCAAAGTGACGAAGAATTTAACGCGGTATTAGATCAATCGATTCAATCGATTTATGAAGCCTCGATTAAATAA
- a CDS encoding ABC transporter permease: protein MLRIYCLEVKRVLKSRRVIILLLIVLAMSVLMAWLPVMYESINQPDENGKLVTLDGREAIAYKKTLRSIHNGEVTPEKLKNALNLYQNAVSPYGEESIYSGEFPVVLYLETVFPVEALLGRLPEAFSDPKTGQGTNLMAISPDKLDGFYEQTEQHLKDIMQMEQKKYPTAQEQALQKYAQVKTPFQLYAGYSRDAFDHLVLFIFILVILCTAAAAPTFSNDYQTGSDSILRCTKYGHSRLAIVKILAALTIFCAAFILCISLHLLISDLAFGLECMETSMQMLYSVISLPALNLGQLQAVLAIGGLLSLLATISFTLFISAKLKDSLSVILIAIGLCLLPIFTYSAGANWLSFILPSAGIGMQNSLLYQLTSFNYLHIGSISLWTPYVIIAAAVIEIPVFLFLSIRTYCKHQVV, encoded by the coding sequence TTGCTGCGTATTTATTGTCTTGAAGTAAAGCGCGTGCTTAAGTCACGCCGTGTCATCATTTTATTGCTTATTGTGTTAGCAATGTCTGTGCTAATGGCTTGGCTTCCAGTTATGTATGAATCGATCAATCAACCAGACGAGAACGGTAAATTGGTAACGTTAGATGGCCGAGAAGCGATTGCCTATAAAAAAACGCTTCGCTCTATTCATAACGGAGAAGTTACTCCCGAAAAACTCAAAAATGCTTTAAACCTCTACCAAAACGCTGTTTCCCCATATGGAGAGGAAAGCATTTATAGCGGAGAGTTTCCGGTCGTCCTTTATCTGGAAACGGTATTTCCGGTTGAAGCGCTTTTAGGAAGGCTACCGGAAGCATTTTCCGACCCCAAAACCGGTCAGGGAACAAATTTGATGGCTATTTCCCCGGATAAATTAGACGGATTTTATGAACAAACCGAACAACACCTAAAAGACATTATGCAAATGGAGCAAAAGAAGTATCCCACTGCACAGGAACAGGCTTTGCAAAAATACGCACAAGTAAAAACGCCCTTTCAGCTTTACGCCGGATATTCAAGGGACGCTTTTGATCACCTGGTGCTTTTTATTTTTATCCTTGTCATTCTTTGCACCGCCGCTGCCGCACCGACGTTTTCTAATGACTACCAAACCGGTTCGGACAGTATCTTGCGCTGCACAAAATATGGGCATTCACGATTAGCAATCGTAAAAATACTCGCCGCTCTAACCATTTTTTGTGCTGCATTTATCCTATGCATTTCTTTGCATTTACTGATTTCAGACCTTGCGTTTGGGCTGGAGTGTATGGAAACGTCGATGCAAATGTTGTATTCTGTTATCAGTCTGCCGGCGCTTAATTTAGGACAGCTTCAAGCCGTTTTAGCAATCGGAGGATTGCTTTCTTTGCTGGCAACCATTAGTTTTACATTGTTTATATCTGCCAAACTTAAAGATTCGCTTTCTGTCATCTTAATTGCCATTGGGCTATGTTTGTTACCGATATTCACGTATTCCGCTGGCGCTAATTGGCTTAGTTTTATTTTACCATCTGCGGGAATCGGTATGCAAAACAGCTTGCTTTATCAACTCACGAGCTTTAATTACCTGCATATTGGTTCAATAAGCCTTTGGACCCCTTATGTCATAATCGCGGCCGCGGTAATTGAAATTCCTGTTTTCCTTTTCCTTTCCATCCGCACCTATTGCAAGCATCAGGTGGTTTAA
- a CDS encoding ABC transporter ATP-binding protein encodes MELNITNLSKQFKNKTAVDDVSLNLTPGVWGLLGANGAGKTTLMRMIAGIMEPTHGKIFFEGKNICDLGEKYRSQFGFLPQDFGFFQDFTVKDYLEYIAALKAVPVKETSKKITSLLDTLTLSDVKNKKIIKLSGGMKRRVGIAQAMLNDPKILIMDEPTAGLDPGERVRFRNFISEFSHDRIVLISTHIVSDIEYIATKNAIMKAGKILNIGTTDELVKQVAKKVWTCTVPADKMPIYEMQLRIINQRSEDDNQVSIRYLADEAKIRDSVLAPPRLEDLYLWLFPQQETSKEVK; translated from the coding sequence ATGGAACTGAACATTACAAACCTTAGTAAGCAGTTTAAGAATAAAACTGCAGTCGATGATGTCTCTTTAAACCTCACCCCAGGCGTATGGGGTCTGCTTGGTGCCAATGGCGCTGGAAAAACGACGCTTATGCGGATGATTGCGGGGATCATGGAACCAACCCATGGGAAGATTTTTTTTGAGGGAAAAAATATTTGTGATCTCGGCGAAAAATACAGAAGCCAATTTGGCTTTTTACCGCAAGACTTTGGCTTCTTTCAAGATTTTACGGTGAAAGACTATTTGGAGTATATCGCCGCACTTAAGGCTGTTCCGGTAAAAGAAACGAGTAAAAAGATTACCAGTCTGCTGGACACCCTCACCCTTTCTGATGTAAAAAACAAAAAAATTATTAAACTATCCGGCGGGATGAAGCGACGCGTAGGAATTGCACAGGCAATGCTCAATGACCCTAAAATTCTGATCATGGATGAGCCGACCGCCGGTCTTGATCCTGGTGAGCGGGTTCGCTTCCGAAATTTTATTTCGGAATTTTCGCATGATCGCATTGTCCTTATTTCAACGCATATCGTTTCCGATATTGAGTATATCGCCACTAAAAACGCCATTATGAAAGCTGGGAAAATTCTTAATATCGGCACAACCGATGAATTAGTAAAACAAGTCGCGAAAAAAGTTTGGACTTGTACGGTGCCCGCTGACAAAATGCCCATCTATGAAATGCAGTTACGCATTATCAATCAACGCAGTGAAGATGATAATCAGGTATCCATCCGCTATCTGGCCGATGAAGCGAAAATACGTGATTCTGTACTGGCTCCGCCCCGTTTGGAGGATTTATATCTATGGTTATTTCCACAACAGGAAACAAGTAAGGAGGTAAAATAA
- a CDS encoding sensor histidine kinase KdpD codes for MKNHSIEKTLCLKLYITLTLYTLTGYALTLVADYVFSQQLSNAFFLWFYLRIDVIYFLYLVIGFLAIFHHYWKKPWGYLQETIDATKTVYQQDDRTIELSEPLKDIETQMNQIKMSILLNQQTIKEAENKKNELVMYLAHDIRTPLTSVIGYLSLLDEAPDMPLEQKQKYLGIALKRAERLKKLINEFFEITRYNTQQIKISKEHTDLYYLLIQLIDEFYPALSAKGNSAILCANENLSVYADPEKLARVFNNLLKNAVAYSYPNTEILISAMEEKENIVVTFKNNGKTIPSDKLSTVFELFNRLDDARKSDTGGAGLGLSIAAEIVHLHGGEITGQSEDDTTTLTVSLPLLS; via the coding sequence ATGAAGAATCATTCAATAGAAAAAACTTTATGTCTTAAGCTGTACATTACTCTGACACTTTATACTTTGACCGGCTATGCCTTAACCTTAGTCGCTGACTATGTTTTTAGTCAGCAGCTTTCAAATGCATTTTTTTTATGGTTCTACTTACGAATTGATGTTATCTACTTTTTATATCTGGTTATCGGTTTTTTGGCCATTTTCCATCATTATTGGAAAAAGCCATGGGGGTATTTGCAGGAAACCATCGATGCTACTAAAACTGTTTATCAGCAAGATGATCGGACAATTGAATTGTCCGAACCACTTAAAGATATCGAAACACAAATGAATCAAATAAAAATGTCGATCTTGTTAAATCAGCAGACGATAAAAGAAGCTGAGAATAAAAAAAACGAATTGGTGATGTATCTGGCGCATGATATCAGAACACCGCTAACCTCAGTTATCGGCTATTTAAGTTTGCTTGATGAAGCGCCTGATATGCCACTTGAACAAAAGCAAAAATATCTGGGCATTGCACTGAAAAGAGCCGAGCGACTTAAAAAACTTATCAATGAGTTTTTTGAGATTACGCGATACAACACGCAACAAATCAAAATAAGTAAAGAGCATACTGACCTATACTATCTGCTGATACAGTTAATTGATGAATTCTATCCCGCCTTGTCTGCCAAGGGAAATTCAGCAATCCTCTGTGCAAATGAGAATCTAAGTGTTTATGCCGACCCTGAAAAATTAGCCCGAGTATTTAACAACCTTCTTAAAAATGCTGTCGCATACAGTTATCCCAATACGGAAATTCTTATCTCCGCAATGGAAGAGAAGGAAAACATCGTTGTTACATTTAAAAATAACGGTAAAACCATTCCCTCCGATAAGTTGTCAACTGTTTTTGAACTATTCAATCGTTTAGATGATGCTCGCAAATCTGACACTGGCGGCGCAGGCCTGGGACTGTCAATCGCAGCGGAAATCGTTCATTTACACGGTGGTGAGATCACTGGCCAAAGCGAAGATGATACAACGACCTTGACCGTGTCACTGCCGCTCTTATCTTAA
- the vanR gene encoding VanR-ABDEGLN family response regulator transcription factor has protein sequence MNDHILVVDDEHDIADLIEVYLQNENYTVFKYYSAKEALACTETTKLDLAILDIMMPEINGFSLCQKIREQFTFPIIMLTAKDEETDKITGLTLGADDYITKPFRPLELVARVKAQIRRYKKYNSAKALEETRFVLSYSGLELNTKTHECLLNERTVGLTPTEFSILRILMERKGTVVSAEELFHEIWQDEYYSKSNNTITVHIRHLREKIGDTIDQSKYIKTIWGVGYKI, from the coding sequence ATGAATGATCACATTCTTGTCGTCGATGACGAACACGATATCGCTGATTTAATCGAAGTTTATTTGCAAAATGAGAACTATACTGTATTTAAGTACTATTCTGCAAAGGAAGCTTTGGCTTGCACCGAAACTACCAAACTTGATCTGGCTATTTTAGATATCATGATGCCGGAAATAAACGGGTTTTCACTGTGCCAGAAAATTCGGGAGCAGTTTACTTTCCCGATTATTATGTTGACTGCCAAGGACGAAGAAACCGACAAAATCACGGGTTTAACACTCGGCGCTGACGATTATATTACGAAACCATTTCGTCCCCTTGAATTGGTTGCCAGGGTAAAAGCCCAAATCCGCCGATATAAAAAATACAATTCGGCGAAAGCCCTTGAAGAAACACGTTTTGTTCTTAGCTACTCCGGGTTGGAATTGAATACCAAAACGCATGAATGCCTGTTGAATGAGAGAACCGTTGGTTTAACGCCTACAGAGTTTTCGATTCTCCGAATTTTAATGGAACGCAAAGGCACCGTGGTAAGTGCCGAGGAATTGTTCCATGAAATTTGGCAGGATGAATATTATAGCAAAAGCAATAATACCATTACGGTTCATATCCGTCATTTGCGTGAAAAGATAGGCGATACCATTGATCAATCAAAATATATTAAAACGATCTGGGGAGTGGGGTATAAAATCTGA
- a CDS encoding ABC transporter permease encodes MKNLIKFELRKILTNRLTVISIILVLLLSVILSFSTLQNMYSFDGKNNEGSGHAAVEIDKTIAANYAGILTDEKVQQMMADFKLTHDLHGMNAKYLYQNAMQSAAFARFSDMSGNWNGLSVLDVLGDEEIKIGYVSGWLNTSQNMAKIILVLSFVIILMVAPVFSGEYGGVDNIILTSRYGKTKCATAKIIASLLAALLITVLIVTFNAGFARVVYGAEGLDCSILFAPQEFVEGYIPFNITCSAVLKYQVLLAFTSAISVTGITLMISSVCKNQMIALVASVAIYVLPIMLPISETSSLFRLIVLMPLYHTQYTSIMSVEQMNNGMLYAIWAIPVAIILIVVSYFVSHTIFAKHQVS; translated from the coding sequence ATGAAAAATTTAATCAAGTTTGAGCTGCGAAAAATACTGACAAATCGGCTTACGGTGATTTCTATTATCCTGGTACTATTGCTGTCTGTTATCCTTTCCTTTTCTACATTGCAGAATATGTATTCATTTGATGGTAAAAATAATGAAGGAAGCGGTCATGCTGCTGTCGAAATTGATAAAACCATTGCAGCGAACTACGCGGGCATTCTAACTGATGAAAAAGTACAGCAAATGATGGCTGACTTCAAGCTTACCCATGATTTGCATGGAATGAATGCGAAATATCTTTATCAAAATGCTATGCAGTCTGCAGCTTTTGCTCGGTTTTCAGATATGAGCGGAAATTGGAACGGATTGAGCGTTTTGGATGTTTTAGGCGATGAAGAAATAAAAATAGGCTATGTAAGCGGTTGGCTCAATACAAGTCAAAACATGGCGAAAATTATCCTTGTCCTTTCTTTCGTTATCATTTTAATGGTCGCACCCGTTTTTTCCGGCGAATACGGTGGCGTCGATAATATCATTTTGACAAGCAGATATGGAAAAACGAAATGCGCCACAGCAAAAATTATAGCAAGTCTGCTTGCTGCTTTGCTTATAACCGTTTTGATTGTCACTTTTAATGCCGGTTTTGCTCGTGTTGTTTATGGTGCAGAAGGATTAGATTGCAGTATCCTGTTTGCGCCTCAAGAATTTGTGGAGGGATATATTCCGTTTAACATTACCTGTAGTGCGGTGCTTAAATATCAAGTTTTGTTGGCATTTACCAGTGCAATCAGTGTTACAGGTATTACCCTAATGATATCATCTGTTTGTAAAAATCAAATGATTGCGTTAGTAGCGTCCGTAGCTATTTATGTATTGCCGATTATGTTGCCGATATCCGAAACGAGTTCGCTGTTTAGGCTTATTGTTCTGATGCCACTTTATCATACGCAGTACACTTCCATAATGTCTGTTGAACAAATGAACAACGGTATGCTTTATGCCATATGGGCGATACCCGTAGCAATTATCCTTATTGTGGTTAGCTATTTTGTATCTCATACCATTTTTGCTAAGCATCAAGTTTCATAA